In Carya illinoinensis cultivar Pawnee chromosome 7, C.illinoinensisPawnee_v1, whole genome shotgun sequence, the following are encoded in one genomic region:
- the LOC122315599 gene encoding serine/arginine-rich splicing factor RSZ22-like, whose amino-acid sequence MTRIYVGNLDPRVSERDLEDEFRVFGVIESVWVARRPPGYAFIDFEDRRDAEDAIRELDGKNGWRVELSHNSRGGGGGRGGGGGGGRGRSGGSDLKCYECGEPGHFARECRLRVGSGRRRSRSPPRYRRSPSYGRRSYSPSGRSPRRRSLTPRGRSYSKSPPYRGRGREEVPYANGNGLRDRRRSRS is encoded by the exons ATGACTCGCATATATGTGGGAAACTTGGATCCACGAGTTAGTGAGAGGGATCTTGAGGATGAATTTCGTGTTTTCGGAGTTATAGAAAG TGTATGGGTTGCACGAAGACCGCCAGGTTATGCTTTTATTGACTTTGAGGACCGTAGGGATGCAGAGGATGCAATCCGTGAGCTAGATG GCAAGAATGGCTGGAGAGTTGAACTATCTCACAACTCTAGAGGTGGGGGTGGTGGtcgtggaggtggaggtggaggtgggagAGGTCGCTCTGGAGGTTCTGATTTGAAGTGCTATGAGTGTGGTGAGCCTGGTCATTTTGCTCGTGAATGTCGTCTGCGTGTTGGGTCAGGACGGCGTCGTAGTCGCAGCCCCCCTCGATATCGAAGAAGCCCAAGTTATGGTCGAAG GAGTTACAGTCCTAGTGGACGATCCCCTAGACGCCGCAGTTTGACACCTCGTGGGCGCAGCTACAGCAAGTCACCTCCGTACCGTGGGCGTGGACGTGAGGAAGTGCCATATGCTAATGG AAATGGTCTTAGGGATCGACGCCGAAGCAGGAGCTAA